The Methylotenera sp. G11 genome includes a window with the following:
- the ribD gene encoding bifunctional diaminohydroxyphosphoribosylaminopyrimidine deaminase/5-amino-6-(5-phosphoribosylamino)uracil reductase RibD has product MAVPTNQDFRWMAQALRLAAQGLFTTTPNPRVGCVIVKDNHMVGSGAHLKAGEPHAEVHALRQAAAQAEGADVYVTLEPCSHHGRTPPCVEAVIGVKPRRVIIAMQDPNPLVAGRGVAALRALGIEVIVGVMEHEARALNAGFISRMTRGLPYVRSKIAASLDGRTALNNGKSQWITGEQARQDVQQWRAQSCAIITGIGTVLADDPSMTVRLENTTRQPLRVIVDSRLQTPPDSKILDPVILKHSPVLVAYAEGHPQRAARLMQAGAELLPLADPASKVDLQGLLRALAQRGINEVLVEAGQGLNGALLHAGLIDEFIFYYAPKLMGDAAKAMFAMPELTQMQQVTVLQLLDVRQVGRDLRIQAKPAKTLT; this is encoded by the coding sequence ATGGCAGTGCCTACCAATCAAGATTTCCGCTGGATGGCGCAGGCGTTGCGCCTTGCCGCGCAGGGTTTGTTCACCACCACCCCTAATCCGCGGGTGGGCTGCGTGATCGTTAAAGATAACCATATGGTCGGATCCGGTGCGCACCTGAAAGCGGGCGAGCCGCATGCGGAGGTGCATGCGTTGCGCCAGGCAGCTGCGCAGGCCGAAGGTGCCGATGTTTATGTGACGCTGGAGCCATGCAGTCACCATGGCAGGACGCCGCCGTGTGTGGAGGCCGTGATTGGCGTAAAGCCCAGGCGCGTGATTATCGCGATGCAGGATCCGAATCCGCTGGTGGCCGGACGCGGCGTTGCCGCGCTACGGGCACTGGGCATAGAGGTGATTGTAGGCGTCATGGAGCATGAGGCGCGTGCCTTGAATGCGGGGTTTATCTCGCGTATGACGCGTGGCTTGCCTTATGTCCGTTCTAAAATTGCAGCGAGCCTGGATGGGCGTACCGCGCTGAACAACGGTAAAAGCCAGTGGATTACGGGTGAACAGGCGCGGCAGGATGTGCAGCAGTGGCGGGCGCAATCTTGCGCCATTATCACCGGTATCGGCACGGTGCTGGCCGATGACCCGAGCATGACGGTGCGGCTCGAAAATACCACGCGGCAACCGCTGCGGGTGATTGTGGATAGCCGCCTGCAGACGCCGCCAGATAGCAAGATCCTGGATCCTGTGATCCTGAAGCATAGCCCGGTACTGGTGGCATACGCGGAAGGCCATCCGCAGCGCGCCGCCAGGCTCATGCAGGCGGGTGCGGAACTCCTGCCGTTGGCTGACCCTGCAAGCAAAGTAGACCTGCAAGGCTTGCTGCGTGCGCTCGCGCAGCGCGGCATCAATGAAGTGCTGGTGGAAGCCGGGCAGGGCCTTAATGGCGCGCTGCTGCATGCAGGCCTGATCGATGAGTTTATTTTCTATTACGCTCCCAAACTGATGGGGGATGCTGCAAAGGCGATGTTTGCGATGCCGGAGCTCACGCAGATGCAGCAAGTGACGGTTCTGCAGCTGCTTGATGTGCGTCAGGTTGGCCGTGATCTGCGGATACAGGCAAAACCTGCCAAGACGCTCACTTAA
- a CDS encoding TatD family hydrolase, whose translation MLIDTHCHLDAAEFDADRDSIAGQAMQKGICGIVVPAVARNNFDDVIALGARHQNCVYALGIHPMYVDAAQPEDLQILEQYVRDNDPVAIGEIGLDYFLTNPRDNPDNTGRQHLFFVEQLNIARHHGLPVILHVRNAIDDILKQLRKYKLSGGIAHAFNGSFQQAQQLIDLGFKLGFGGAMTYSRALKIRELAAKLPLEAIVLETDAPDIPPEWVGRGGRNSPLELPGIAQVLAGLKQLNVSQVVDITSANALKVLPKMADLCTSVKVLL comes from the coding sequence ATGCTCATCGATACACATTGCCATCTTGATGCAGCGGAATTCGATGCGGACCGGGACAGTATTGCCGGGCAGGCCATGCAAAAGGGCATCTGCGGCATCGTGGTGCCGGCTGTGGCGCGAAATAACTTCGACGATGTGATTGCGTTAGGGGCCCGGCACCAGAATTGCGTTTATGCCCTGGGTATTCATCCTATGTATGTTGATGCGGCACAGCCGGAAGACCTGCAAATACTGGAACAATATGTCCGGGATAATGATCCGGTGGCGATCGGTGAAATCGGTCTGGATTATTTTCTGACGAACCCGCGCGATAATCCTGATAATACCGGGCGCCAGCACCTGTTTTTTGTGGAGCAGCTGAATATTGCCCGGCATCACGGGCTGCCGGTGATTCTGCATGTGCGCAATGCCATTGATGATATTCTGAAACAGCTGCGCAAATATAAACTGTCGGGTGGTATCGCGCACGCATTCAACGGCAGTTTTCAGCAGGCGCAGCAATTGATTGACCTGGGTTTTAAGCTTGGGTTTGGCGGTGCCATGACTTACAGCCGCGCATTGAAGATACGTGAGCTGGCTGCGAAACTGCCTTTGGAGGCCATTGTGCTGGAAACGGATGCCCCGGATATACCGCCTGAATGGGTAGGCCGCGGGGGCAGGAATAGCCCTTTGGAATTGCCTGGAATCGCACAGGTTTTAGCCGGATTAAAGCAGCTCAATGTGTCGCAAGTGGTTGATATTACTAGTGCCAATGCCTTAAAAGTTTTGCCGAAAATGGCTGACTTATGCACATCAGTTAAAGTGCTACTTTAA
- the mtnA gene encoding S-methyl-5-thioribose-1-phosphate isomerase, which yields MLVDNQHYRTIWPDTSGGVPSVKIIDQTRLPHEFKVETITSLEQMVVAIKTMQVRGAPLIGAAAAYGMALALLNAADDAYLHISAERLIASRPTAVNLRWAVERMLLRLLALPEQARRQAAWDEAALICEDDVLLNQAIGTHGLQLIERMQAEKCRTLNILTHCNAGWLATVDVGTALAPVYAAHDAGIDVHIWVDETRPRNQGASLTAWELAQHGVPYTVISDNAGGHLMQQGQVDMVVVGADRVTSAGDVCNKIGTYLKALAAFDSAAFGHWVPFYAAVPSPTIDWNVSDGVKAIEIEERHADEMAWMSGRLASGEVARVNILPQGANVANPAFDVTPARLVTGIITEQGVFAPDQLHMMQRTHF from the coding sequence ATGTTAGTAGACAATCAGCATTATCGGACGATCTGGCCTGATACCAGCGGAGGTGTCCCATCGGTCAAAATAATAGACCAGACCAGGCTGCCTCATGAGTTTAAGGTGGAAACCATTACCAGCCTTGAGCAGATGGTCGTCGCAATCAAAACGATGCAGGTGCGCGGGGCGCCCTTGATTGGCGCTGCTGCCGCTTATGGCATGGCACTGGCGCTGCTTAATGCGGCTGATGATGCCTATCTGCACATCTCGGCAGAACGGTTGATCGCCAGCAGACCGACTGCGGTGAACCTGAGGTGGGCGGTCGAGCGCATGCTGCTTCGCCTGCTTGCCTTGCCTGAGCAGGCGCGGCGGCAGGCAGCGTGGGATGAAGCCGCATTGATCTGTGAGGACGATGTGCTGCTCAATCAGGCAATCGGCACACATGGCCTGCAACTGATTGAACGGATGCAGGCTGAAAAATGCCGCACGCTCAATATACTGACACACTGCAATGCGGGGTGGCTGGCAACGGTTGATGTTGGTACGGCGCTGGCACCGGTGTATGCGGCACACGATGCCGGCATCGATGTGCATATCTGGGTGGACGAAACCAGGCCGCGCAACCAGGGAGCCAGCCTTACCGCGTGGGAGCTGGCGCAGCACGGTGTGCCCTATACGGTCATCAGTGACAATGCAGGTGGTCATTTGATGCAGCAGGGGCAGGTGGATATGGTGGTCGTAGGCGCGGATCGCGTGACGTCAGCCGGGGATGTATGCAACAAGATCGGCACTTACCTGAAAGCGCTGGCCGCTTTCGACAGTGCCGCATTCGGTCACTGGGTGCCGTTTTATGCGGCGGTGCCATCGCCAACCATAGACTGGAATGTAAGCGATGGCGTCAAAGCGATTGAAATTGAAGAACGCCATGCCGATGAGATGGCATGGATGAGCGGCAGGCTTGCCAGTGGCGAGGTTGCGCGCGTGAATATCCTGCCGCAAGGCGCAAATGTCGCGAATCCGGCATTTGATGTAACACCGGCGCGCCTGGTGACCGGCATCATTACCGAACAGGGCGTATTTGCACCGGACCAGCTGCATATGATGCAGAGAACCCATTTCTAA